Genomic segment of Bdellovibrio bacteriovorus:
GCCATCGTGACACCGTTTGCGGCATCACGCAAAGTCACGTTGTTCAAGTCACCGACTTGAATGTTGAGTGAACTGACCAGACCTTCTTTTAAAACATACTCCGCTAAGGCCAAACCTTCGCTCAAACCACCTGATTCAGTCATTGTTGAAACGGCACTTCTCATATCAAAATCGGGATGCACTGTAAGACCACGATTTCCGTCAGCCACGTGCACACGCCAGAAATTTCCTTGGTCCGAAATCAAAGGAATATCACTGATACCGACAAGACCTGATTGGCGCATGCTGGATTCAATGATGCTTTTGTATCTATTCACGGCACTTGTCCAATATCCATCGATATTGCCGATGCCTTTTTTCATAAGGTCTGAAGCATTAGAAAGATTTTTTGCGAGAACTGTCGAGCCCGCGAAATCGGACTGAGCATAAGCACGTAAGCGCGCTTGCGCTAAATCGAAGGCATCACGGTTGCGAGTCTTTAAGTCACGACCTTTTACACGGCCCCCTTGAGGACCACCAAAGCCTTCAAGCAAGGAATGCAAAGGACTGCCGGTAAGTTTATTGAGCGCCTTACCTTTAAGAGACATGTAGTTCCCGTAAGCTCCACGGTTCGGCCACTCCACCGCCTCAAAAGTTTTTGAAGAATAGTCGGCCGCTAGACCCATCACTGAAGAAACACCACCCACAGGTGCTTGCTGAACCGTCGCATTGAACGGATGGCCGTCAAAGCCCGTACCGAAGCCGCGAATTACCAGCATGTGTTTAAGAAGATCTGTTAAAGGACGTTGTCCCGCACTGCTATTCACCGTGTGCGAAAACATGTGAGGAACTAAAACACCATTATAATTAAACGAACTGTATTCAACACCCGTGACTCTGCCACCCGAGCTCACGTATTTCGTCGCCACCATCGGATTAAAATCCAATTGTGTGTCGGAAGGATTGGTTCTCATCCAAGCGTCAAAAGTATAACGAAGAGGTCCCCCTGCCATCAAAATATTGATGTAGTTACGAGCTCCCGCTGTGCCGTTGGCCTCAGCTTGGGCTTCATGAATAAAGCCTGTGCTTAACACATTCAGCAGACGCTCAAGCGGAGTCGGAATTAAAGCTGTCGCACCGATAACGGCGCCACCAGCCATAAAACCCCTGCGTGAAAAATTATTATCGTCCCCCATTGTGTCCCCCGGTTTACTGCTCTCGGAAATTCGCTTCTTTATAGTACTTCGACGACATGATTCGTTTGATCATGCGACGAACGGATTGAGAATCGCGAAGCTCTGCCCCCAAAGCTTCCACGAACTCGCGGTCTGCTATAGATTCGCTGGATAATTTTCTGTTCAATTCTGCGTTGGCAGGATTTGAACGGTCGTAAAGAGCGACTTGGATACCTGTGAAATACTCGAAGTATCTTTTTGCCGCACAATTATAATAGTCCGGCGTATTTGCCATCGCCTCGCCCAACTGCGCAACTCCATTCACAGGTTTATCAATCAAAGTTCCTGTCATTGATCTAAAGAACAAGCGACCCGTTGGTTGTTGACGATGGAAGTTCGCCACAGGCTCTGAAGGCCAACCAGCGACGGAAGACAAATCAGGTTTATAAGTCACCATGTGCAATGCGGTTTTAGAATGTGTGCGAGATCCTTCACTCATGACGAAGTAATCAGAACCTGCCATCACCACATTGCGAGTCGTGTAGGCCATAGGATCTAAAGTCGCATGGCACATCACACAGCTTGCAGAGTTTCTAAATGGTGCAGAAGAATTTCCAACCACCATTGTGCGAATATCCGATTCACGCAGCGCCGGCAACTCTTGGCAAAGGAAAGAGTTCATATTGGTTTGCGACCAGCGACGAGCAACTTTCGTTGTTCCATTCGCCTCAAGACCACGGCCATGCCCATAGTTCAAAAGAATATAAATGGGTGTTCCTAAAACACCACCGCCCAATGTGGCGTTTAGATTGAACGAGTGATTCAATCCTTGCTGCTCATTTCCACGACGATCGGCACCAAGTGGCTGCAAGCTGACGTTTGGAATCATCACGCTCTCGCTTTTAATACGAATCCCCACTAATTCACCGACTTCAATTTTAGGTAAATGCAGGAACATGGAATTTGTCGTATCCGAATTTCCGTTAAAACCACCCGTCAATGCACGGAAGTTAAAAAGGTTTTCGTTAAAGCCCGCGTGATTGCCGTAAAGGCGACGCGCTGGAAAATTCACATTCCAGCCGATTTGACTGCGAACAGCCGCGTTTTCCTCTCGTTGAGCGTGCACACCCCAACCCAAAGTCAGAACGTCTTTGTACTCAGCCCCACGAGCAAACATGGCGCGAGTCAAAGCTAGACCTGGCTCTGTGGAGTCATAGATATCCATAGTCCCACGAGCCAACTCCTCGTTGTATTCTTGGATTTGTTCCACGGAGTTTGCAGAGAACCATGTACGATGAAAATTATAGAAGTTATTAAGAACGGCTCTAGCTTCTTTATCGTTGCGATTGATCAATGGACCCGAAGCATCTAGCTCGGCCTTATCCAAAAGACTGTTGCAGGCATCCAAGGCTTTCACCTTCCCTGCTTTGATCTGGATCATCGTAGCGTGTTTAAGAGGTACGGGCTTACCCGTTAGCTGAGTATAGCAACGATTAAAGAGCGCCGCCTCAGACAAAGTCTGAGCCGATGACGAAACTGACGCCAACAGCACCATAACTGTACCAGTAATAAAATGTGTCACGGTCATTCCCCCGAATTCTTCCGCTCCCTAATAGTATCGGATGGTTAAGGTAAAAGACGACCTCGCTTCTTAAATTGAGACATAAATAATTTGAATACGTGTTCCGCGGAGGAAACCTAAGTAAATTTATCCGGATTTTAGAGGTAACAGAGGGTCCGGTTTTCCTTTAGTTTCATTTTGATTCTGACGATAGTATCACTATGAAAATCATCATTACAGCACTGCTATTATCAGCCCTTGTTTCACCAGCTTATGCGATTCGCACCCTCAGTGTAAAAAAAGACCGCGTCCTTCTAGATCTTGAAGGAGAATCTGTTCAAGCCGGTGAAAAATTGGGAGTTCGTGATGGTGATGGTAAAGCGCGCGCCCTTCTTGAAATCAAACAAGTCAAAAACAACCGAGCAGTCGCCGCGATCCTTAAAGGTTCAATGAGTCCTGACTTTTCCATCGAAAAGCTTTCTCGTGGCGCAAAGTCTTCGCAAACTGCGAGCCGTGCGCCAAAATCTCAATCTGCTTGGGGATTGACTGCGGGTTACGCCATGAATACGATGACTGTAAAACCAACGGGCACTTCAAGCATCTCTCTTTCTGGAAATAGCTTTAATCTTTCGGGCTTCTATCAAATGCAACTAGACGGCAATATCAGTGCGCGCATTTTGGGTGGTTATGAATCCTTGCAAGCTTCTGGAACTTCCTCTGCGGCTTCATGTACGGGCAGCTCAGACTGTAAGGTCGAAATTGGCTACTTGGGTGTTGAAGCCTTGGTTCGTTATACTTTCTTAAAAACGAAGACTATGGAATTCAACGCCGCCGCGGGTTTAGGATTCCTTTTTGCCATGAATAAAAGCAGTAACGTTCTAGACACCAGCAAAATTTCCACAAATCAAACCATCGTGGTGTCTGCAGGAATGGACTATCATCTTAACCGCAACAATTTTATTCCGGTTCAACTTGATTACGCTATGTACCCGGACAACAACACATCTTCCGCAAAACAAATCATCCTTCGCGCGGGATATGGATTTAACTTTTAGTTAGGTTGATAATGAAAAAACTGGTTTGTGCAGCGCTTGCTCTGACAGCGATGGTGGTTTCTTTTAAACTGCTTCGCCCCAGTTCGTCCCTTGAAGGCTCGGGCTCTTTTTCATCTTTGAATAAAAACAAATATGCTCCCTTAAAGCTTCCTGCTTTTCCTAAAACCGGATTGAATCAATTCAATTCTCCCGCGGAAGTCGCGAATTTTTTAGAAAGTTATCACGAGCGCAAAGTTTTTGCCTGGGAGCCAGGTTATCCCATTTACATCCCCGCCTTTGACAGTTTCAATCGACCTTATTTTCGAAGTCACGAGCGCAGCCAGACGGCACCACTCGCCAGCGGATTTAAAAAATATCAACACGGCGTTTGGATGGACTTGCCCTTTGATATTTCCGCAGTGAAAAAACATTTTCCGAATTCCACCGTGGATGAGATCGCTTCCATGAACCGACAAGATCTGATCTGGGATCCGAAGATGGCGGTCTTTGATAAAGACGACATTCTTTACAGCGTCGTCCGTATCAAAACCAAAGACTCAGCGAACAAACACTATGTTCTGATGTACTCAAAGGATCACGGGAGCACTTGGAAAAGTCAGGTTCTTCTAAGCTCTTCAACACTACCTGAATGGTACGACCTTGAAAGACCTTACACTTCAAAACCTCTGCCGGGTCCGCCGGCTTTCTTGTACTTTCAAGCTAGCGGCAAAGTCTCTGGTTACGAAAGTGGATTTGAATACTGGCAAGGAACTGTTGGAACCTTGACGCTGCAAACGACTTCATTTGATAAAAACGGAGAGCTGGTCGCTGACACTCCCCTCACCCTAAGCACAACAGCACAGCCCATCGGTTATCGCAGTGGCAGTGCCGTTAAACTTCTGCGCGCCGGAGATAAATATTTTGTCGTCTGGCTAGAAGCCACTTTGGATCACAAGTTAGAAAAAAATCAAAGAGGTCGCCCTACGAATACGGTGCCCGATAAAAATGGCAATCCCTATTCAGGAATTTGGGTTGCAGAGTATGACGTCAAATCCGGATTGATCAGGAAAAAAGAAATTCTTAAAACCTGGCCTTTGAATGACAACCACAATCAGCCCGGCATTGTGCGCTCAAGCCAAGGAATCTTGCACGTTATTGGCGGATCGCATGGTGGCCACTTCACATATACCTCGTCGACAAAATCGGACTCTATCGATACCTGGTCCGCACCGCAATTTGTGAACACGACGGACAGTGGGTATAGCGCGAACTTCAATATTCCTGGTGTTTCTGGCGGTAGCCAAACTTATGTCTCTTTCATCATCGACAGCAAAGACAAGCTTCATGTGGCCTATCGCCTGTGGGCTTACGATAAGTCCCTTTTTGACTTTGAATATTTCGGAGCACTGGCCTACCAAACGGCGGAGCTTACAAGCGAATCGAATCTTTACAAATGGAGTGCTCCAAAGATTTTGGTCTACCCGAATGCGCAAGAATACACGCATTTCTATCAAGTGATGACCATTGATCGTCGCGATCATCTTTACTTAGAGTACAGTCAGATGCGTCCCTATGCGCCTTACTATTTCAAGACTCCATCCGGAGAGGCTATTAACACCTCGGCCATGCAGAACTCCGCCTTACTGAAAACCAGTGACGGCGGACACTCTTGGCATTTGGTGGAGGACGAGGATTTTCGCTAATTAATTTCTAGCGCACATTTCGACAGTTGCGAAGTTCGACGGATCTGTATCCGATCTTTTGCTGACACTTTCTTTGCACTTGAGCGTGTGCGCGCACAGCACTTACGGCTTCTGCCGCAAGATTCGTGAAGTAATTTACTTGGTACGCGTTCGCGCGTCCCCAGCATTCACACTCGACCATCACAAAGTTCTGAGGTGGTGTTACCTGTGACATCGTCACCTCATCAAAGCCATTCAAACCACAGCGGTGCGAGTAATCACATCGCACTTGCACTAGAAATTTATCTTTGATTTTCGAAACACTCACCGACAAAGAAAGCGTTGCTAAGTCGGTTAAAAATGGCGGAAGCATTGGATACTCCACTGTGGATCCCAATGGCACAATAACTTCATGAGGGAAACCGGCAAATGAAGAAGAGCAATTCACGGTGCCAACCGCCGACACCGGCACCTTAACTTGGTCGCCCATCACCTCTAGGGAAATAGTCCGCGACGATTTTGGATAGATATAGTTCTGAGTTCCTTCATAGGTGCAAGCGGCCCCATACTGCGGGTACTCACTGCGTGCCACTACTTCCATATTTCCCTGAACCACTTCAGCAAAGGTGACTGTTGGTAACAAAAATAGAATCGTTAGAATCGCTTTCATAAAACCCCCGGGGCCGATCACTATCCCAAATCCTGAGGACTTTTCAACCAAGATGCCCAGGGTCATTGCGAGGCACATGAAATTTGCTCCCTCTAACACCGCTAGGTTCGAGTTGAGGGACAAAGAAGTGTCAATTTTTTGTCCTACGAGAGAATGTTTTCACCTCACACGAAAGAACTTACCACCACGTCAAAATTTGATAAATGTGGGCGGTTCTTTTCGAATCAAGGAGTCTTTATGTTTAAAAAGCTATCTCTTACTTTGGCCGTCGCATTAACATTAAGCGCCTGTGCCGAGACCGCTCAGCAAGCGCAAGTGGAATTAAGTGGCCAACAAAAAGGTGTCATTGGTGGCGATAAAGTAGAAGCAAATAGCCGCATCAGCCGTTCGACCGTCGGTCTTTATGACGAAAATGCTAAAGCCCTTTGCACTGGAACTTTGATTGCACCAAATCTTGTTTTAACAGCTGCACACTGTATCGATCCCACATCGGATAAAATGGTGGTTTTATTCGGTCAGGAATTTAAAAATGCTGACGCTTCTCAACTTCGTCGCGTCGTTAAAAAAGTTCAGCACAAATTCTATGGTGAGATGAAGGCAGAAGACATGTACGACATCGCCATGCTTCGTTTTGAAGGTACGGCTCCCGCGGGTTATGCTCCGGCTCCCCTTCTTTCGGACTTCTCTGGCATCAGAAAAAACACAGAAGTCGTTGTTGCAGGCTTTGGTTTGAACTGGGCTTGGGGAGTTAAAAAAGGGGCTGGCACTCTGCGCACAACCACTTTGAAAGTGAAGTCTCCCATGAACGGCTCTACCGAAATCATGTTGGATCAATCACTTCGCCGTGGTATTTGCAGCGGTGACTCTGGTGGCCCTGCTTATCTTGATGTGAACGGTCAGTTGTATCTCTTGGGTGTTGCAAGTCGCGGCGATTCTTTGCCGATTCCGTTGACTCCGGATTGTTTTATTCTTTCCGTTTTCACTCGTGTTGATGCCCATGCCGACTGGATCAATGAAACAGCTCTTGAGTTGTTGAAATAATCTTTCTTTAAGTTCCTAAATCTAAGTAAAAACCCCGAAAGCAATTTCGGGGTTTTTTATTGTGATCTCGCTAGTATATACCTCTCGGAACAGACTGCCCTTTTGGGGCCCCTGTCTCAATTTTAGACAGGTGTCGAAAAGCTCTCCTCCATCGTATTGGAGCTAAGGCCTATAAAGCATTGGAACTTTCATTGCACCAGGCCCCTTTGGATCATAGCCCCTACACGAACGAGGTTTAACTATATGGTACGTCGGCTTCAAACATCGCGCATGTTGATTCCCCTGCTACTGTCGTTGCAAGGCTTTAATGCCTTGGCTGCGGACTTGAGTCCTCAGATTGCGAACAAGCACCTCTTGCCTAAAGCAGTGCAAGTGCAAGTCACGCAACGTGGAATGAAGTACTTTGATAACCGTTTGAGCGATCTATTAGGAAACCTCGGTGTGAAGCTCGATGAAGGTTATTTCCCGGCGATGAGCTATACTTTTGAAAAGCCCATCAACCCTGATGATTTTAAAGACTCCAATCCTGAAATGGTAAAAATGTATGCACAAGTTCGCGACCTTCTGACTCAATGGTTGGTTGGCTTTTCAATGGACGAACACCGCCCTACGATTGAGATCGGCGAGTCCGGCTATATCGCCAACTTTTCTCGTTTCGGCTTGGTGACCGATGAAGCCCTGATGAAAGCACTGGGAAAGCGCGACGGCGCGGTTTTGGCTATCGAACTTGAAGTCAAAAAGCTTTCTATTGCCACTCACTCTGTGAAAGCTTGGGATATGAACAATGAATTTCTGGGTCAAGTGGGCCTGGAAGATGTTTCCATCACTGCAGGTGACGACACGACTCCTTTGAAAATTCGTCTTCCCTTCTACATTCGCTCCAACGCCAATGGAGGGTTGGATTTTGAAGCCTTAGAGATTGACAACAATCTTTCCGAAGCTCCCATTGCTTACCAATACAAAAAATTAATCGTCCCGCAAATCGCGGTTGAAATTAACGGAAAAAAGTTTCAGCTCAACACCGCTCAACTTGATGCGATGTTGATGGAGCAGGCGCCGGTCATCCTTCAAAAAGTCCGTGAAAGCCTGGGTGACTTTGCTCGTAAGCAATTGCCCGAACTTTTGAATCAAAAAGCCAAAGAATTTTTAAGTGGCTCTTTGGAGCAGGTTCAAGACATGGTTCCACCTGGAACCGAAGAATACGACCGCCGCCCTAACTTTAAATGGGGTTTAAAACTTCAGAATATCAATTTGAAAAAATCTTTGAATATTGAGCTGACGGCTTACGTTGAGGATCCAATCAATCCTCAAAGTCGCCCGGTGGCATCCAACGGCCCTCGCGGTCTTCCCCAAGTCAATTTGCTGCCGCAGGAAAACTACGACCTTGCTTTGACGCTGGATCGCGCTTTGATCAACCGTGTTTTGCAGTTAAGTTACGAACGTAAAAACTTTGAGACCATCCGCCAATCCAACGGCACCGTATTGAAGCTAAAGGCGGCGCCAACGATTGACTATGTAAAAACTCCAGCCGGCGCGGTCTTAAAGCCACAGGAGGCTTTCGTAAAACTGCATGTTTCAGTTGAAAATGAACCGGGTCATATCGCTCTTAAAGATAAAATCGTGATTGATTTCGACATCATTGCAAAATTACGCCAGTTGAGCGATAAGTCCGGCATGCAGCTGCAGTTGCATTCCATCGATGTGGACTCTTTGGTTATGGACAACAAATACCTTTCACTTGTGGGTAAGTTGATGCCAGGCAAAGTGCGCGAAGGTGTGAAAGAACGACTGCGTGAGCAAAGTGCAGGCTGGAAAACTGTGGATGAAGTCATCCCGGGAAGTTTGCCTCTTCCACCTGTGATTTTAGGAATTAAATTGGATATCAATCGCGTTGCTGTCGATCCAAACGGTCACATCGTCATGTATCTAGACTACGCGAAAACAGGAGCTAAAAAATGAGATCTCTAAAACTCATCGTCATCAATGCGCTAACTCTGATCATCGGTCTGGGTTTGATGAGTGGTTCTGTTTCCCAAAGAAGTGCGGAAGCCGCTCGTTTTGAAAACATCCCTTCACTTCAAGTCAATCGCTTGGGGAATTTGCGTGGGCAGTACCTGACAGTTCTTTACGCTGTCGGTTCCCGTCCGTTTATTTCTACGGACTCTTCGCAAATCACGATCTCTCAAGTGAAAGAGTCACGCACGGTTTATATCTCTGCGGACTCGATGTCTTTGCCTTCGGTGCAAGTTGAAAAAGAAGGTTTCCGTCCTTCTTACAACATCATCGTCTTTGTTGTTTCTCCTCAGCCGAACTATAGCTGGGTGAACGCGGATGGTTCAGCACCTCAAGGTATGAGTATCACAAACAACCGCATGAGCTCTTTGATCAATGCGATCAACAAAACAGATGTTGATAGTTTTGTCGCCGCTCAAGGCGAAGCGGGAACTCTGCAAGTAAATCTTGTGAAATAAAATTTCCGAAAAACACAGGGCGATGGTGAAAACCATCGCCCTTTTTTATTTGGAATACTGATTCTTAAACTTGAATTTCCGAGGCAGCACGAATGCCGCTGTCCAGGGCTCCGTGCAAAGTTCCCGCAAATCGAACGCTCGTGTGCTCGCCAGCAAACTGAAACCTTCCACCATACTCGGGTTCAGCGGCCACACCTTTAAATCGCATATACTGACCAGGTTTAAAGACCGCCATGGATCCTAAAGCCCATTTACGTTGCTGCCAGTTAGCAACTTCTGAAGCACCTTCTGAAATCACTGGAAGATCATTATAGAAAATATCCAGATCCTTCAACGCTTCCCCGGTCGCGGCGGCCCCGGCTTTGGCTCCGGAAGCTCCGGCACGCTGGAAAGTTAACAGACCTTGAGTCCCCTTCTGCGCTCGTCCCGAGTCCCATATTTTTTGAGTTACAAAATCTCCCGTAAAGTTTCCGACATTGGCAGGCACATTCCCACGACGATCACGCCAGAACGGAGAAGCAAACCCCAACGTGCCTTTCGCGTGTGTCGCATAGGCCTGCGACATGATGTTTTCTTTTTTCGCTTGAGAGAAATTTAAATTCTGAACGCCGTTGACCTCGCGCAGTTTTGAAAAAGGCAAAGTGCAGATCACATGTCTTGTCGTGAAAGTTTCTTTTCCTTCCGGCGTTTGGAAAGTAAGTTCAAAGGCTCCATCATCTTCCACGATTTCCGTTAAAGGACTGTTCAGCTTCACCACGTAATCGGGTATCACACCAGCAACCCGCGCTGACAGTGTTTGCATCAGATTTGAGAGTCCCCCATCCATGCGATACACCGCTCGCCCCGCTAAAAGCGAACTTCCTTCCGCATCGAGAGTCGACAAGAAATGAAGAGCCGACTGGTCTTTCGCATCGACACCGAAACGGCTGACCGCTTGAGCTTCGATCAGTTGGAGCACCAACGGATCCACTTCACTTTTCCAACTATCCAACAGATCCGCTAAGGACAAAGAGTCATAATAGGCCGCTCGTTCAAACTGAAAAGAATTTCGATATGTCAGGATGACATCTTGTTCACGATACAATTCGCTACGAATACGACGGAAAGGATTTTGCAAAGTTTTAAGACGTGCAGCGATGTCTTTCACTTTATAAACTTTTTTGTCGAACGAAAAAAGATGAGCTTCAAGTCCCGTCGCGGCCTTCACTTCGCTTGTCGGAATATTAAGCTCTTTTGCCAAGTCAAAGACGCGAGTGTGTGAGCTATCAAAAAACTCGGCACCTAATTCCGCAACGGGCCCTCCTTGCGGAAAGACGGTCACGGACTGAACACGCCCACCGACTCGTGAGGAGGCCTCGAAAATACGGAATGGAATTTTGCGTTTTTTAAGTTCAAAGGCGGCAGAAAGTCCCGCCGCACCCGCCCCCAGGATGACGACTTCATTTTTAAAATTTCTTTTATCGCCCATAAAATAGCGATCTAAGCTTGTGCAGCTGCTAAGTGCCATAGCTGACGTGCCTAGAGCAGAAACTTTTAAAAATTCACGGCGAGTAAAAGAACTTTTTGCCATCAACCCCTCACATGCATAGAATGGCAACACTTTGGCACAGAATCAAATCAATCTCATAAATCTAGAAAGAATGTTTGATGATTTAGCACAGAATAACTGGGCGGCTTCATCCACAGTTTTCACTCGAGAATTCTGCCAAAATCTTGCCCACGAGTGTCAAAAACTTCACTCGGAAGGAGCCTTTCAAAAAGCCTCGATCGGACGCGGAGTCACAAAAACAGTTCACACAGAAATCCGTGGTGATTTCACTCTGTGGATCGAAGAGGACGCCGCGACTCCTTTGCAGAAAGCTTTTCTGTCAAATCTGCAGTTGCTTTTACAAAAGCTTAATCAGGATTTTTACTTAGGACTGAAAAGATATGAAACGCATTTTGCTCTCTACCCACCGGGGGCGGGCTATGATAAGCATATCGATAATCATCGAGGTAGCGGAGCAAGAAAGATCACTTTCATTCTGTACCTCAATGAAAGCTGGCAAAAGGGAGACGGTGGTGAATTGAGTCTCTATCAGCCTGATCAGGAAAATGTTCTGATCACTCAGATCGAGCCTCTGCTTGGCACCCTTGTTCTTTTCCGCAGTGACCTCTTCCCTCATCAAGTCGAGAAGAGCTTTCAACCACGCCTGAGTATCACAGGATGGTTTAGGGACGATGCATCATGAAGTCACTCTTTTATCAGGTCGTATTCACTCGTTTCTACGCGCGAGTTTTGATTCTTATCACGTCTCTTTTAGGCGCGGTGTTTGGATTGTTAGGTCCCTTCTTTCAAAAGGAATTCATTGATCAACTGACGGGACAACAAGGGCATTTGCACCTTGTGGATTTCTCAAATCCCCTGACCTATGTTCTAGGTGCATTCTTCTGCGTCTTGATTGCACAGGCGTTTTCGCAACTGACGAACTATCTAAGCATCCGCGAGTCTTTGCATATGCAAAAGGTTTTTGCACAAAGACTTTATGAAAAAACCTTGCACCTGCGAGTCGACACAATGAGTGGCAAACCTGTGGGTGAAATCGTTTCTTTATATGCAACGGACGTGCAAGGGGCGACGGTGTTCTTAGATCAAACCTTGCCTGCCGGAGCCTCGACTCTTTTTCCATTGATCCTGGCTCCATTTGCGATCTCGATTCTGTTTGATGTTCCTATTTGGCCGACCGTCCTTTTGATGTTCGCGATTGCAACACTGAACACCTTCATGGCGTTTCGCCAATCGAAGTTCTTTTTTAACTTTAAGCAATTAGCAGCAGAGCGTATCGGACTTGTGAATGAATGGATTCAAAATATTCGCACCATCCGCATTCTGGGATGGATTCGTCACTTTGAAGCCAACATTTTTGTAAAACGTGAAATTGAAACTCGCAATCGTGTCTTGATGGTGACCAATGGTCAGATCATGAACTCGATTTCTTCATCGATCACCTTTTTCTTAAACGTCGTCGCCTTAGGTTCCTTGGTGCTTTATACAAAACACCAAATGACAAGTGGCGAGCTTTTAGCGCTTCTTTGGATTGTCGGAGTTTTCTTAACTCGTCCTTTCCGCCAAATGCCCTGGTTCTTCACCTTCGCTTTTGATTCTTGGACATCGCTCAAACGTCTGGAAGATTTTCTTTCCACCAGAAACAATGAAACTAGTGGTGAAAAAGAACTTTCAAACCAAGAACGAAAACGCGAAGAGAAATTTGCGCTGCAAGTTCGCAATTTAAATCTGTCGATCAGTGGAAAACGCATTTTAAAGAACATCAATTTGGATGTGAAACACGGAGAGTTCGTCGCCATCGTAGGCGAAGTGGGTGCCGGAAAATCCATGCTTCTACTTTCCCTGTTGCGTGAAACCGGAGCCAGTTTTGAGACTTATCACTTCGGCGAAAAAAATGCTCTAGAGATGACCTTAGACGAAGTGCGTGCCCAATATGCGTACGTGCCTCAAGAAGGTTTCATCATGAACGCGACATTACGTGAAAACGTGGCCTTTGTTTATGACATCGAACCCGAGCGCGATCCGATGATCGAAGAGTCTTTAAAACTTGCGCAGTTTGATTTAAACACGGAACGCGTTGAAAAAGGTTTAGCGACTGAAATTGGCGAACGCGGTGTGAATCTTTCCGGAGGTCAAAGACAGCGCGTGGGACTGGCGCGCGTTCACTTTCATAAGGCCCCGGTTTTACTCTTGGATGACTGTTTGAGTGCCGTTGACGTTGACACCGAACAAA
This window contains:
- a CDS encoding ABC transporter ATP-binding protein, with amino-acid sequence MKSLFYQVVFTRFYARVLILITSLLGAVFGLLGPFFQKEFIDQLTGQQGHLHLVDFSNPLTYVLGAFFCVLIAQAFSQLTNYLSIRESLHMQKVFAQRLYEKTLHLRVDTMSGKPVGEIVSLYATDVQGATVFLDQTLPAGASTLFPLILAPFAISILFDVPIWPTVLLMFAIATLNTFMAFRQSKFFFNFKQLAAERIGLVNEWIQNIRTIRILGWIRHFEANIFVKREIETRNRVLMVTNGQIMNSISSSITFFLNVVALGSLVLYTKHQMTSGELLALLWIVGVFLTRPFRQMPWFFTFAFDSWTSLKRLEDFLSTRNNETSGEKELSNQERKREEKFALQVRNLNLSISGKRILKNINLDVKHGEFVAIVGEVGAGKSMLLLSLLRETGASFETYHFGEKNALEMTLDEVRAQYAYVPQEGFIMNATLRENVAFVYDIEPERDPMIEESLKLAQFDLNTERVEKGLATEIGERGVNLSGGQRQRVGLARVHFHKAPVLLLDDCLSAVDVDTEQKLFEQLLLGAWAERTRLLVTHRLSALHQVDRILFMEEGQIVDSGTFEELLGRNQKFREYTTTVAKEATQKTEVSHV
- a CDS encoding 2OG-Fe(II) oxygenase — encoded protein: MAQNQINLINLERMFDDLAQNNWAASSTVFTREFCQNLAHECQKLHSEGAFQKASIGRGVTKTVHTEIRGDFTLWIEEDAATPLQKAFLSNLQLLLQKLNQDFYLGLKRYETHFALYPPGAGYDKHIDNHRGSGARKITFILYLNESWQKGDGGELSLYQPDQENVLITQIEPLLGTLVLFRSDLFPHQVEKSFQPRLSITGWFRDDAS
- a CDS encoding flavin monoamine oxidase family protein, which translates into the protein MAKSSFTRREFLKVSALGTSAMALSSCTSLDRYFMGDKRNFKNEVVILGAGAAGLSAAFELKKRKIPFRIFEASSRVGGRVQSVTVFPQGGPVAELGAEFFDSSHTRVFDLAKELNIPTSEVKAATGLEAHLFSFDKKVYKVKDIAARLKTLQNPFRRIRSELYREQDVILTYRNSFQFERAAYYDSLSLADLLDSWKSEVDPLVLQLIEAQAVSRFGVDAKDQSALHFLSTLDAEGSSLLAGRAVYRMDGGLSNLMQTLSARVAGVIPDYVVKLNSPLTEIVEDDGAFELTFQTPEGKETFTTRHVICTLPFSKLREVNGVQNLNFSQAKKENIMSQAYATHAKGTLGFASPFWRDRRGNVPANVGNFTGDFVTQKIWDSGRAQKGTQGLLTFQRAGASGAKAGAAATGEALKDLDIFYNDLPVISEGASEVANWQQRKWALGSMAVFKPGQYMRFKGVAAEPEYGGRFQFAGEHTSVRFAGTLHGALDSGIRAASEIQV